The DNA region TTCCGGTGCAGATGATACCAACTGTTCGGAAGTCGTTACGGACAGACCGTCACCGAAAACGATTCGCACGACACTGGCTGACTTTATCCGTAAGTTCCTCACACCCTATAAATGCGAAGGCAGACAGGGGGTATATATAGACAAGGAACTGCACCAAAAGATATCGGTCATCGTGGGCATTGCCGGAAAACGGCAGTTGACGGTAGGAAACTACATAGACAATGTATTGAAAGAACATTTTGAGAAACATGCGGATGAGGTGAAGACTTATCTCCAAAAGAGTTATAACAAAATATTTTAGGTTATGGATATACAATCAGGTTACTATGAAGCCGGAATCGTTCTCTTCTGGTTGCTGTTCGCCTATCTGTTCATGGACAAGTTCCTGTTCAGAGGACAGCTTGGCGAAATATGTTTCGGTAAGGCACGCCGCCGCATGGCAAAAACCTTGCGGAGCATAGCCGGATGGTTCGATCCGGTAAAGGAGGAACAGAAGAAAGGACGCAGGCGCACGAAAGGGAAAACGGAAAAGAAAGAGGTTCCGGTGGTATCGGAGTCTGAAAAGAGGAATATTCCGACTGCAAAAGCGGAAATGAAGGATGACGAAAAGGTAGAAGCTAAGAAAAAAGCAGAAGGCAAAAATATGGAAAAACCACCCCAAAAACAACCTGAAACGGACAGCCTTGTCGTTACAAAAAGCTATGGTACACGCCAACAGCCGCCAATAAACGCCATCGGTTCCGGGGCTATTGCAGGTAAGGAAAATGCCTCTACTTTTGCTGACAGAACCGAGGAAACAATGACGCAGAAGGCTGTACAAGTGCCGCCTGAGCGCATCCCGGATTTGTTCCGGGACAAGCGCGTGGAAGAGTGGCGGGCTTTTGAGGCCGACAGTTCCGGCAGGCTTGAGGATAATAAGGGACAGACTGAAAACGGTGACGACGTGGATACCGACGAGTTGAACGAGGGACTGGAAGATTTGAACTGTGCCCGTGAAGATTATCTGGGCAGTGCAGCCGGTATCGGGCCGGAAGAGATTGACCTGATTATCGACCTCTGCAATGGCAAGGATATTCCGACAGACAAACGATTGTCCCTTTTAAGGGCAATCCACCATATCAAA from Bacteroides sp. MSB163 includes:
- a CDS encoding DUF3408 domain-containing protein, producing MAKKTSRQNPVDEAYLRSLMAGVPSEPALSPVLSVTGETCGKRENALFDEKGKKVNSVDETAVNDVNETVDNGTNEIVRDISGADDTNCSEVVTDRPSPKTIRTTLADFIRKFLTPYKCEGRQGVYIDKELHQKISVIVGIAGKRQLTVGNYIDNVLKEHFEKHADEVKTYLQKSYNKIF